GATGTCGCGGAGCTTGCGCGCACCATCCAAAATGGCGTTGAAGGCAAGTTCGGCATCCGTTTGGTGCCCGAACCGGTGGTCGTAGGCATGGATTTGCGCTGAAACTGAGTCGTTGGAATTCTGCACGTCGCTAGACAATTTGCAGTGCCAAGGAATATGTATAAATAATAAAAACTATCGCACTGTATTTATTCTGGGAATCGTACTCGATAACTGTCTCATTTTCATCGAATAAACCGTCCGAAATATGGTTCTGGTAACACTCTCGTCACGTCATATTCCTATGGTGAGGTAGGTCTTTTTGTAAGGCCGGGAAGTATGAAGGGTCGAAAGTCCAATGAATCTGTTCAGAACGAAATCGGTGGAGCAGACGCTTGCCGAAACCACGACAGGCGATCGCAAGCTGATACGAAATCTTGGGGCCTGGGACCTCGCCGTCATGGGCGTGGCCGTCGCGGTCGGCGCGGGCATCTTCTCCGTCGGAGCTCAAGCCATCGCCTTCCATGCGGGCCCGGCCGCCATTATCAGCTTTCTGATTGCCGGCATCATTTGCGCTGCGGCAGTGATGTGCTATGCGGAGTTCGCCTCGATGATTCCTGCCGCCGGTTCCGCCTATACGTTCACTTACACCACGGTCGGCGAGTTGATGGCGTGGGTCATCGGCTGGGACCTGATTCTTGAGATGCTCATGGCCAGTTCGGTAATCGCCAAATACTGGAGCGTCTACTTGAACGACTTCCTGCACCTCATGGGTTTCAATTCCAGCACCGAGATCAACTTTGGCTGGTTCACCTTCGATTGGGCCCCGTTGATTGTCGTCGCGTTCTTCACCGTTCTGCTGGTGTTGGGCACCAAGATCGGCGCTCGCGTTGACGGCGCGTTCACGCTGTTGAAGATCGGCATCGTCGTCTTCGTTGTCATCGTCGGCTTCTTCTATATCAAGCCTTCCAACTATATTCCGTTCATCCCGCCGTCCCAGCCGGCCAATTCAGTGCCGGGAGCCGCATCCGACGGCATTATGACCCAGCCGCTTTTCCAATGGATCATCGGCCAGCAACCCACGATTTACGGCATTTCCGGCATCATTTCCGGCGCGGCTTTGGTCTTCTTTGCGTTCATCGGTTTTGATGCGGTCGCCACAGTGAGCGAGGAGACCAAGAACCCCGCCCGCAACGTGCCGCTCGGCCTCGGCCTCGGTATGGTTCTCGTCATCATCATGTATGTCCTGGTCACTGTCGTCACCACCGGCATGGTCTCCTACAAAGACCTTGCCAAAGCCAAGAACCCGTCGCTGGCTACCGGCTTCGAGCTGGTCGGCGCGACTTGGGCCGCCAAGATCATCTCCTTCGCCATTGTGCTGGGCCTCACCACCGTCGTCATGGTGATGCTGCTTTCACTGACCCGTGTGGTCTTCGCAATGAGTCGTGATGGCTTGTTGCCGCGAGGCCTCTCCAAGGTCGGCAAGCGCGGCACGCCAGCCAAGCTGCAGATTGCCGCCAGCGTTGTGGTGGCGTTCGTTGCCTCCTGCTTCAACATCAACGTCCTCTCCGATATGATCAATATCGGCACGCTTTCGGCGTTCACGCTGGTCGCGATTTCCGTACCGATCATGCGCAAGAAGCGTCCCGACCTGCATCGTTCGTTCAAGATTCCCGGCAATCCATGGATTCCGATTCTGATTGCCGTCGCCAATTTCTGGTTGATGTTGAATCTTTCGGTCTTGACCTGGATTCGTTTCGTCGTCTGGCTCCTGATTGGCTTCTGCATCTACTTTGGCTATTCCTATCGCCATTCGCGCCTCGGCACCGGCGAGCTTGATGCTGATGTCAAAGAGGCCATGGAGGAAAAAGAAAAGGTGGAAAAGGCGGACGCGCAGAACGCCGAAGAAAACCTTGATTTGGCCGGTTTGACGGAGGAAAATACCGAGACCCGTAGGGCGTAAACCTTAGGTAAGGCTTACGTAAGTTTTAGGTAACACTCTTACATAGGTCTTACGTAACGCTTATCTGTGGTCTGTATTCGTCGGATTGTTGACTTTGACATAGATTCGTCCGTTCCACTTCAAGACGGATGAAAGTCAACGATACCGATTAGACGAAAAGAGACGGGAAACGGACGAGAAACGGACGAATCTCATACTTAGGTTCCTGGAAGGAAAAGAAAATGGAACTGTTCAGAACCAAGTCGGTTGAGCAGGCACTTGCGGAGACTGCCACCGGCGATCGTAAGCTGGTCCGCAGTCTTGGCGCGTGGGATCTCGCAATCATGGGCGTGGCCGTCGCTGTCGGCGCGGGCATTTTTTCCATCGGTGCTCAGGCGGCCGCCTTTCACGCCGGTCCTGCAGCAATCCTCAGCTTCCTGATTGCCGGCGTCATCTGCGCGGCAGCGGTGATGTGTTACGCGGAGTTCGCATCGATGATTCCCGCAGCTGGTTCGGCCTATACGTTCACTTATACAACGGTCGGGGAAATCGTCGCGTGGATCATCGGCTGGGACCTCATCCTCGAGATGCTGTTCGCCGGCTCGGTCGTGTCCAAATATTGGAGCGTCTACCTCAACGATTTTCTGCGACTCATGGGTTTTCACGCCAGCACGGAGATTGATTTTGGCAAGTTCAAGTTCGATTGGGCGCCACTGATCGTCATTACGTTCTTCACGGTTCTTCTGGTGCTTGGCACGAAGATCGGTGCACGCGTCGACGGTGCGTTCACCATTTTGAAGATCGGCATCGTCGTCTTTGTGGTCATCGTCGGTTTCTTCTATATCAAAATGTCAAACTATACGCCGTTTATCCCGCCGAGTGAACCTGCCAGCAAAGTACTGGGGCCGTCATCCGGCGGTGTCATGACCCAGCCGCTTCTGCAATGGGTGACCGGACAGCAACCCACCGTTTATGGCGTTTCCGGCATCATTTCCGGTGCGGCTCTCGTCTTCTTCTCCTTCTTGGGCTTTGACGTAGTGGCTACCGCGAGCGAGGAAGCCAAGAACCCGAAGCGCAACGTGCCGCTGGGTATCGGCATCGGCATGTTGATGGTCATCGTCATGTACATGCTCGTCGCCATCGTCACCACCGGCATGGTCTCTTACAAGGATCTCGCGAAGGCCAAGGACCCGTCGCTGGCCACCGGTTTCGAGCTGGCGGGCGCGACTTGGGCTGCCAAGATCATTTCTTTCGCCATCGTCATTGGCCTGACCACGGTGGTCATGGTGCTGCTGCTCGGGCTGACCCGCGTCATCTTTGCGATGAGCCGTGACGGCTTGCTGCCGCGTGGTCTCTCCAAGGTCGGCAAGCACGGCACCCCTGCCAAACTGCAGATTGCCGTCGGCGTGCTCTTCGCCATTGTGTCGTCCACGTTCGACGTTTCCATACTGGCAGACATGGTCAATATCGGCACGCTTTCGGCCTTCACCTTGGTTGCGATTTCGATTCCGATTATGCGCAAGAAGCGCCCGGACCTGCCACGTTCCTTCAAGATTCCCGGCAACCCATGGGTGCCGATTCTCATTGCCGTCGCGAACCTCTGGCTGATGCTCAACCTCACGGTCTTGACCTGGATTCGTTTCGTGGTCTGGCTGTTGATTGGCTTCTGCATCTATTTCGGGTATTCATATCGTCATTCGCGTCTAGGCACCGGAGAACTCGATGTCGACGTCGAAAAGGCTGAAGAGGATCTGGATCTTGCCGGCGTTGTGGAGGAAAACGCCGAAAGCCGAAGAGCCTGATGTCGCGATATCCTGAAGTTTCACTCCGTCGTTGCTTAAACGTAGGCTGATACTACTTTAGGTTGTAAGGAGGCCTCCTCGATGGCTTATGTGATTGCTCAGCCCTGCATCGATGTCAAGGACAAGGCGTGCGTGGACGAATGCCCCGTCGACTGCATCTACGAGGGCGACCGTACGCTCTACATCAATCCCAACGAATGCGTGGACTGCGGCGCGTGCGAGCCTGTGTGCCCGACCGAGGCGATCTTCTACGAGGACGACGTGCCTGAGGAATGGGCTTGGTACAAGGATGCTGCGGTCACTTACTTCAACGATATCGGCGATTTGGGCGGTGCCCAGGCCGCCGGTCCGTCCGGCAAAGACGAAGCTCGTATCGCCGCGCTTCCTCCGCAGAATCAGGACTGACACTTTCTTTCTAGACCGTCAAACTTCACCTTTCTATGAAGTTCGACGGTTTTGTTGTACCTATATCGACAGCTTTGCATCTTTTCTGTATCCCGGTCTACTGAGCCCCGTTCTCGCGTAGAGGTTTAACGATCGCTGATTCGGATACGGTTCTGGCTGATTCCAGCGTGCATTTTAAGAAGATCTGAGTGCTGTTTATCGAATATGGGAGAATTCTAATTTGGCCTATACCCCTCTAATTTCCTGCTTGCTGATTCCAAAAATGTGTTAAGACCGCTTATGAAAACGTTTCGTTTTGATTTCTTTATGCCGTTTCGTTGTTGTATCTGTCTTGATACTCAATCAGTCGTTTGTCAGCTGTTGAAAGATGCAGAAGTATTGGTTTTCCATGTGATATTTTGCATGTCGTTTGGCGTCGCTGCCGGTATCATCGCAAGTAGACTTTTCTCTGAACAAGGCAACGCGAAAGGCGACGGCAATGGGTTT
The window above is part of the Bifidobacterium sp. ESL0732 genome. Proteins encoded here:
- a CDS encoding amino acid permease, whose protein sequence is MNLFRTKSVEQTLAETTTGDRKLIRNLGAWDLAVMGVAVAVGAGIFSVGAQAIAFHAGPAAIISFLIAGIICAAAVMCYAEFASMIPAAGSAYTFTYTTVGELMAWVIGWDLILEMLMASSVIAKYWSVYLNDFLHLMGFNSSTEINFGWFTFDWAPLIVVAFFTVLLVLGTKIGARVDGAFTLLKIGIVVFVVIVGFFYIKPSNYIPFIPPSQPANSVPGAASDGIMTQPLFQWIIGQQPTIYGISGIISGAALVFFAFIGFDAVATVSEETKNPARNVPLGLGLGMVLVIIMYVLVTVVTTGMVSYKDLAKAKNPSLATGFELVGATWAAKIISFAIVLGLTTVVMVMLLSLTRVVFAMSRDGLLPRGLSKVGKRGTPAKLQIAASVVVAFVASCFNINVLSDMINIGTLSAFTLVAISVPIMRKKRPDLHRSFKIPGNPWIPILIAVANFWLMLNLSVLTWIRFVVWLLIGFCIYFGYSYRHSRLGTGELDADVKEAMEEKEKVEKADAQNAEENLDLAGLTEENTETRRA
- a CDS encoding amino acid permease: MELFRTKSVEQALAETATGDRKLVRSLGAWDLAIMGVAVAVGAGIFSIGAQAAAFHAGPAAILSFLIAGVICAAAVMCYAEFASMIPAAGSAYTFTYTTVGEIVAWIIGWDLILEMLFAGSVVSKYWSVYLNDFLRLMGFHASTEIDFGKFKFDWAPLIVITFFTVLLVLGTKIGARVDGAFTILKIGIVVFVVIVGFFYIKMSNYTPFIPPSEPASKVLGPSSGGVMTQPLLQWVTGQQPTVYGVSGIISGAALVFFSFLGFDVVATASEEAKNPKRNVPLGIGIGMLMVIVMYMLVAIVTTGMVSYKDLAKAKDPSLATGFELAGATWAAKIISFAIVIGLTTVVMVLLLGLTRVIFAMSRDGLLPRGLSKVGKHGTPAKLQIAVGVLFAIVSSTFDVSILADMVNIGTLSAFTLVAISIPIMRKKRPDLPRSFKIPGNPWVPILIAVANLWLMLNLTVLTWIRFVVWLLIGFCIYFGYSYRHSRLGTGELDVDVEKAEEDLDLAGVVEENAESRRA
- the fdxA gene encoding ferredoxin produces the protein MAYVIAQPCIDVKDKACVDECPVDCIYEGDRTLYINPNECVDCGACEPVCPTEAIFYEDDVPEEWAWYKDAAVTYFNDIGDLGGAQAAGPSGKDEARIAALPPQNQD